A single Thunnus thynnus chromosome 6, fThuThy2.1, whole genome shotgun sequence DNA region contains:
- the LOC137184711 gene encoding uncharacterized protein isoform X2 produces MRTFPNFNTFFMAMMRLGTALAFIAVVVSPKLLDVNTTCQIRNQSDYVEGKSPVKLTTKVLQGEFYSECVTVHVWIKAEDFNKTPKIEIQSQSIEIIMPTRKREKKSNKNQVRCKGNASKLLQHSNTTFALWELVHDCISTSARSTVTVSYNTTSESYSVNYTVPDPMPDFQLSVNQLSKSINVTVEPGDKKVYTRWCYKTHICIGHGALITIDPTQSRSALLNIPHLLPCLCVQSYYTHTDARRRTKCPFTNGSFTDVQDVWNSSSITQYESSFTWDTKCLASDLDISASLCWKQYEHLCTPVLNSTLEGKDNGVSTMTYDTSAVDKHPQMCVQFSLKGSHHIECPFEADMSSWEVYIKLGQWSVFVYLTSSVPATFSAQLCVLNDRGCTPTAQVHSVRMEGNTTDKTRLNVALHSTPENPCVQVWQSDPARHGARILCPDCEYSHDTHTSTIIPTHALLFISSCRHASVHTCLLQSKQSHRLLFVFTDKHNRYGIYAVAALTFVVFVALLGIFIHRLTKNGTAGWLYIQKPVLLVGSSEQSEHVSAVCALASILQGELSATVHMALCAQSSQRQAGARTGVADLGPLPWLYGQWEAMRKAQGKVLIIWSPEAKKTYEKWREERANMDKNERTMEDDSKTKIREEVEEDSKLNGRRLGKCKKGKKDCVQLCDDDEDQYTHNKPSTVITPVFIAALACLEGALQECKDQGVALVYFHGLGHSRDIPKAFRGVPRYCLPQDFRGLLQELGGVRRQTKTGELRWHCWPRLLSKVLSVLLARQLAHRLQALLPQVQGKKMQGLSVIQSQKMMSENTQCRLKFPLAAKLAKPETIQEHEPLHGSPGREEQL; encoded by the exons atgcgAACATTTCCTAATTTCAATACGTTTTTCATGGCTATGATGCGTCTTGGCACCGCACTAGCATTTATTGCCGTCGTGGTGTCTCCAAAGCTGCTGGACGTTAACACAACATGTCAG ATAAGAAATCAAAGTG ATTATGTAGAGGGGAAGAGCCCTGTGAAACTGACCACAAAGGTGCTTCAAGGAGAGTTTTACTCTGAGTGTGTCACTGTCCATGTCTGGATAAAGGCTGAAG ACTTCAATAAGACCCCGAAGATTGAAATTCAGTCACAAAGTATTGAGATTATAATGCCTacaaggaaaagagaaaaaaag tCTAACAAAAATCAAGTCAGATGTAAGGGGAACGCCTCAAAGCTGTTGCAACATAGCAATACTACTTTTGCCCTG TGGGAGCTGGTACACGACTGTATCAGCACTTCTGCAAGAAGTACAGTCACTGTGTCTTACAACACAACATCCGAGAGCTACAGTGTCAATTACACAGTGCCAG ATCCCATGCCAGACTTTCAACTGTCTGTGAATCAGTTGTCTAAATCCATCAATGTAACTGTGGAACCTGGAGACAAAAAAGTGTACACCAGATGGTGTTACAAAACACATATATGTATCGGGCATGGCGCACTTATTACT ATTGATCCGACTCAATCTCGATCAGCTCTTCTTAACATCCCTCATCTTCTGCCCTGTCTGTGCGTGCAG TCATATTACACTCACACAGATGCCCGGCGACGTACAAAGTGCCCATTTACAAATGGAAGCTTCACAG ATGTCCAAGATGTTTGGAACTCCTCTTCCATCACACAGTACGAGTCAAGTTTTACTTGGGACACAAAGTGTCTAGCCAGCGACCTGGATatctctgcctccctctgcTGGAAACAATACGAACACCTCTGCACACCTGTACTCAACTCCACACTGGAGGGGAAGGACAATGGTGTATCAACCATG ACATATGACACATCTGCAGTGGACAAACACCCTCAGATGTGCGTGCAG TTTTCTCTAAAAGGCAGTCATCACATCGAGTGCCCCTTCGAGGCTG ATATGTCTTCATGGGAGGTTTACATTAAACTGGGTCAGTGGAGCGTGTTTGTGTATCTCACATCTTCTGTCCCAGCAACATTCTCAGCTCAACTCTGTGTTCTTAATGACAGGGGATGTACACCCACAGCTCAGGTCCACTCAGTAAGAATG GAAGGGAATACTACTGACAAGACAAGACTAAATGTAGCTCTTCACTCTACTCCAGAGAATCCATGTGTGCAG GTGTGGCAGTCAGATCCTGCACGTCATGGAGCAAGAATTCTGTGCCCAGATTGTGAGTATAGTCACGATACACACACGAGTACAATTATACCAACACATGCACTTTTGTTTATCAGTTCATGCAGGCATGCATCAGTGCACACATGTCTCCTCCAAAGTAAACAGAGCCACcgccttttatttgttttcacagacaAGCACAACAGATATGGCATATATGCAGTTGCAGCTTTGACCTTTGTGGTTTTTGTTGCATTACTTGGAATTTTCATCCACCGTCTTACTAAGAATGGAACTGCAG GTTGGCTGTATATCCAGAAGCCTGTGTTGCTGGTGGGCTCATCAGAGCAGTCGGAACATGTCTCTGCTGTGTGCGCACTGGCCTCTATCCTGCAGGGAGAGCTCAGTGCCACAGTGCACATGGCGCTTTGTGCCCAAAGCTCACAAAGGCAGGCTGGAGCCAGGACTGGAGTGGCAGATCTGGGCCCACTTCCCTGGCTTTATGGGCAGTGGGAGGCCATGCGTAAAGCACAAGGAAAAGTGTTGATTATCTGGAGTCCTGAAGCCAAGAAGACCTATGAGaagtggagggaggagagggcaAACATGGATAAGAATGAGAGAACGATGGAAgatgacagcaaaacaaaaataagagaaGAAGTGGAAGAGGATTCGAAACTGAATGGAAGAAGACTgggaaaatgcaaaaaaggaaaaaaagattgtGTTCAAttatgtgatgatgatgaagaccaGTACACTCATAACAAACCCTCTACAGTGATAACGCCAGTGTTTATAGCGGCTCTGGCCTGCCTGGAGGGGGCGCTTCAGGAGTGCAAAGATCAAGGAGTTGCCCTTGTCTACTTCCATGGCCTTGGTCACAGCAGGGACATCCCGAAGGCCTTCAGAGGTGTCCCTCGGTACTGCTTACCTCAGGATTTCAGGGGTTTATTACAAGAGCTGGGAGGGGTGAGAAGACAGACAAAAACTGGTGAATTAAGGTGGCACTGTTGGCCTAGACTCCTGTCGAAAGTGCTGTCAGTATTGCTGGCACGGCAGCTAGCCCACAGACTCCAGGCATTGCTGCCTCAGGTGCAAGGAAAGAAAATGCAAGGGCTGAGTGTCATACAGTCACAGAAAATGatgtcagaaaacacacagtgcaGGCTCAAGTTTCCTCTGGCAGCCAAACTGGCAAAGCCAGAAACTATACAAGAGCATGAGCCTCTCCACGGGTCACCAGGGAGAGAAGAACAACTTTAA
- the LOC137184711 gene encoding uncharacterized protein isoform X1 — translation MRTFPNFNTFFMAMMRLGTALAFIAVVVSPKLLDVNTTCQIRNQSDYVEGKSPVKLTTKVLQGEFYSECVTVHVWIKAEDFNKTPKIEIQSQSIEIIMPTRKREKKSNKNQVRCKGNASKLLQHSNTTFALWELVHDCISTSARSTVTVSYNTTSESYSVNYTVPDSTSIRTLLEGANTAFPKDPMPDFQLSVNQLSKSINVTVEPGDKKVYTRWCYKTHICIGHGALITIDPTQSRSALLNIPHLLPCLCVQSYYTHTDARRRTKCPFTNGSFTDVQDVWNSSSITQYESSFTWDTKCLASDLDISASLCWKQYEHLCTPVLNSTLEGKDNGVSTMTYDTSAVDKHPQMCVQFSLKGSHHIECPFEADMSSWEVYIKLGQWSVFVYLTSSVPATFSAQLCVLNDRGCTPTAQVHSVRMEGNTTDKTRLNVALHSTPENPCVQVWQSDPARHGARILCPDCEYSHDTHTSTIIPTHALLFISSCRHASVHTCLLQSKQSHRLLFVFTDKHNRYGIYAVAALTFVVFVALLGIFIHRLTKNGTAGWLYIQKPVLLVGSSEQSEHVSAVCALASILQGELSATVHMALCAQSSQRQAGARTGVADLGPLPWLYGQWEAMRKAQGKVLIIWSPEAKKTYEKWREERANMDKNERTMEDDSKTKIREEVEEDSKLNGRRLGKCKKGKKDCVQLCDDDEDQYTHNKPSTVITPVFIAALACLEGALQECKDQGVALVYFHGLGHSRDIPKAFRGVPRYCLPQDFRGLLQELGGVRRQTKTGELRWHCWPRLLSKVLSVLLARQLAHRLQALLPQVQGKKMQGLSVIQSQKMMSENTQCRLKFPLAAKLAKPETIQEHEPLHGSPGREEQL, via the exons atgcgAACATTTCCTAATTTCAATACGTTTTTCATGGCTATGATGCGTCTTGGCACCGCACTAGCATTTATTGCCGTCGTGGTGTCTCCAAAGCTGCTGGACGTTAACACAACATGTCAG ATAAGAAATCAAAGTG ATTATGTAGAGGGGAAGAGCCCTGTGAAACTGACCACAAAGGTGCTTCAAGGAGAGTTTTACTCTGAGTGTGTCACTGTCCATGTCTGGATAAAGGCTGAAG ACTTCAATAAGACCCCGAAGATTGAAATTCAGTCACAAAGTATTGAGATTATAATGCCTacaaggaaaagagaaaaaaag tCTAACAAAAATCAAGTCAGATGTAAGGGGAACGCCTCAAAGCTGTTGCAACATAGCAATACTACTTTTGCCCTG TGGGAGCTGGTACACGACTGTATCAGCACTTCTGCAAGAAGTACAGTCACTGTGTCTTACAACACAACATCCGAGAGCTACAGTGTCAATTACACAGTGCCAG ATTCTACAAGTATccgaactctactggagggagcAAACACTGCTTTTCCAAAAG ATCCCATGCCAGACTTTCAACTGTCTGTGAATCAGTTGTCTAAATCCATCAATGTAACTGTGGAACCTGGAGACAAAAAAGTGTACACCAGATGGTGTTACAAAACACATATATGTATCGGGCATGGCGCACTTATTACT ATTGATCCGACTCAATCTCGATCAGCTCTTCTTAACATCCCTCATCTTCTGCCCTGTCTGTGCGTGCAG TCATATTACACTCACACAGATGCCCGGCGACGTACAAAGTGCCCATTTACAAATGGAAGCTTCACAG ATGTCCAAGATGTTTGGAACTCCTCTTCCATCACACAGTACGAGTCAAGTTTTACTTGGGACACAAAGTGTCTAGCCAGCGACCTGGATatctctgcctccctctgcTGGAAACAATACGAACACCTCTGCACACCTGTACTCAACTCCACACTGGAGGGGAAGGACAATGGTGTATCAACCATG ACATATGACACATCTGCAGTGGACAAACACCCTCAGATGTGCGTGCAG TTTTCTCTAAAAGGCAGTCATCACATCGAGTGCCCCTTCGAGGCTG ATATGTCTTCATGGGAGGTTTACATTAAACTGGGTCAGTGGAGCGTGTTTGTGTATCTCACATCTTCTGTCCCAGCAACATTCTCAGCTCAACTCTGTGTTCTTAATGACAGGGGATGTACACCCACAGCTCAGGTCCACTCAGTAAGAATG GAAGGGAATACTACTGACAAGACAAGACTAAATGTAGCTCTTCACTCTACTCCAGAGAATCCATGTGTGCAG GTGTGGCAGTCAGATCCTGCACGTCATGGAGCAAGAATTCTGTGCCCAGATTGTGAGTATAGTCACGATACACACACGAGTACAATTATACCAACACATGCACTTTTGTTTATCAGTTCATGCAGGCATGCATCAGTGCACACATGTCTCCTCCAAAGTAAACAGAGCCACcgccttttatttgttttcacagacaAGCACAACAGATATGGCATATATGCAGTTGCAGCTTTGACCTTTGTGGTTTTTGTTGCATTACTTGGAATTTTCATCCACCGTCTTACTAAGAATGGAACTGCAG GTTGGCTGTATATCCAGAAGCCTGTGTTGCTGGTGGGCTCATCAGAGCAGTCGGAACATGTCTCTGCTGTGTGCGCACTGGCCTCTATCCTGCAGGGAGAGCTCAGTGCCACAGTGCACATGGCGCTTTGTGCCCAAAGCTCACAAAGGCAGGCTGGAGCCAGGACTGGAGTGGCAGATCTGGGCCCACTTCCCTGGCTTTATGGGCAGTGGGAGGCCATGCGTAAAGCACAAGGAAAAGTGTTGATTATCTGGAGTCCTGAAGCCAAGAAGACCTATGAGaagtggagggaggagagggcaAACATGGATAAGAATGAGAGAACGATGGAAgatgacagcaaaacaaaaataagagaaGAAGTGGAAGAGGATTCGAAACTGAATGGAAGAAGACTgggaaaatgcaaaaaaggaaaaaaagattgtGTTCAAttatgtgatgatgatgaagaccaGTACACTCATAACAAACCCTCTACAGTGATAACGCCAGTGTTTATAGCGGCTCTGGCCTGCCTGGAGGGGGCGCTTCAGGAGTGCAAAGATCAAGGAGTTGCCCTTGTCTACTTCCATGGCCTTGGTCACAGCAGGGACATCCCGAAGGCCTTCAGAGGTGTCCCTCGGTACTGCTTACCTCAGGATTTCAGGGGTTTATTACAAGAGCTGGGAGGGGTGAGAAGACAGACAAAAACTGGTGAATTAAGGTGGCACTGTTGGCCTAGACTCCTGTCGAAAGTGCTGTCAGTATTGCTGGCACGGCAGCTAGCCCACAGACTCCAGGCATTGCTGCCTCAGGTGCAAGGAAAGAAAATGCAAGGGCTGAGTGTCATACAGTCACAGAAAATGatgtcagaaaacacacagtgcaGGCTCAAGTTTCCTCTGGCAGCCAAACTGGCAAAGCCAGAAACTATACAAGAGCATGAGCCTCTCCACGGGTCACCAGGGAGAGAAGAACAACTTTAA
- the LOC137184711 gene encoding uncharacterized protein isoform X3: MRTFPNFNTFFMAMMRLGTALAFIAVVVSPKLLDVNTTCQIRNQSDYVEGKSPVKLTTKVLQGEFYSECVTVHVWIKAEDFNKTPKIEIQSQSIEIIMPTRKREKKSNKNQVRCKGNASKLLQHSNTTFALWELVHDCISTSARSTVTVSYNTTSESYSVNYTVPDSTSIRTLLEGANTAFPKDPMPDFQLSVNQLSKSINVTVEPGDKKVYTRWCYKTHICIGHGALITIDPTQSRSALLNIPHLLPCLCVQSYYTHTDARRRTKCPFTNGSFTDVQDVWNSSSITQYESSFTWDTKCLASDLDISASLCWKQYEHLCTPVLNSTLEGKDNGVSTMTYDTSAVDKHPQMCVQFSLKGSHHIECPFEADMSSWEVYIKLGQWSVFVYLTSSVPATFSAQLCVLNDRGCTPTAQVHSVRMEGNTTDKTRLNVALHSTPENPCVQVWQSDPARHGARILCPDYKHNRYGIYAVAALTFVVFVALLGIFIHRLTKNGTAGWLYIQKPVLLVGSSEQSEHVSAVCALASILQGELSATVHMALCAQSSQRQAGARTGVADLGPLPWLYGQWEAMRKAQGKVLIIWSPEAKKTYEKWREERANMDKNERTMEDDSKTKIREEVEEDSKLNGRRLGKCKKGKKDCVQLCDDDEDQYTHNKPSTVITPVFIAALACLEGALQECKDQGVALVYFHGLGHSRDIPKAFRGVPRYCLPQDFRGLLQELGGVRRQTKTGELRWHCWPRLLSKVLSVLLARQLAHRLQALLPQVQGKKMQGLSVIQSQKMMSENTQCRLKFPLAAKLAKPETIQEHEPLHGSPGREEQL; encoded by the exons atgcgAACATTTCCTAATTTCAATACGTTTTTCATGGCTATGATGCGTCTTGGCACCGCACTAGCATTTATTGCCGTCGTGGTGTCTCCAAAGCTGCTGGACGTTAACACAACATGTCAG ATAAGAAATCAAAGTG ATTATGTAGAGGGGAAGAGCCCTGTGAAACTGACCACAAAGGTGCTTCAAGGAGAGTTTTACTCTGAGTGTGTCACTGTCCATGTCTGGATAAAGGCTGAAG ACTTCAATAAGACCCCGAAGATTGAAATTCAGTCACAAAGTATTGAGATTATAATGCCTacaaggaaaagagaaaaaaag tCTAACAAAAATCAAGTCAGATGTAAGGGGAACGCCTCAAAGCTGTTGCAACATAGCAATACTACTTTTGCCCTG TGGGAGCTGGTACACGACTGTATCAGCACTTCTGCAAGAAGTACAGTCACTGTGTCTTACAACACAACATCCGAGAGCTACAGTGTCAATTACACAGTGCCAG ATTCTACAAGTATccgaactctactggagggagcAAACACTGCTTTTCCAAAAG ATCCCATGCCAGACTTTCAACTGTCTGTGAATCAGTTGTCTAAATCCATCAATGTAACTGTGGAACCTGGAGACAAAAAAGTGTACACCAGATGGTGTTACAAAACACATATATGTATCGGGCATGGCGCACTTATTACT ATTGATCCGACTCAATCTCGATCAGCTCTTCTTAACATCCCTCATCTTCTGCCCTGTCTGTGCGTGCAG TCATATTACACTCACACAGATGCCCGGCGACGTACAAAGTGCCCATTTACAAATGGAAGCTTCACAG ATGTCCAAGATGTTTGGAACTCCTCTTCCATCACACAGTACGAGTCAAGTTTTACTTGGGACACAAAGTGTCTAGCCAGCGACCTGGATatctctgcctccctctgcTGGAAACAATACGAACACCTCTGCACACCTGTACTCAACTCCACACTGGAGGGGAAGGACAATGGTGTATCAACCATG ACATATGACACATCTGCAGTGGACAAACACCCTCAGATGTGCGTGCAG TTTTCTCTAAAAGGCAGTCATCACATCGAGTGCCCCTTCGAGGCTG ATATGTCTTCATGGGAGGTTTACATTAAACTGGGTCAGTGGAGCGTGTTTGTGTATCTCACATCTTCTGTCCCAGCAACATTCTCAGCTCAACTCTGTGTTCTTAATGACAGGGGATGTACACCCACAGCTCAGGTCCACTCAGTAAGAATG GAAGGGAATACTACTGACAAGACAAGACTAAATGTAGCTCTTCACTCTACTCCAGAGAATCCATGTGTGCAG GTGTGGCAGTCAGATCCTGCACGTCATGGAGCAAGAATTCTGTGCCCAGATT acaAGCACAACAGATATGGCATATATGCAGTTGCAGCTTTGACCTTTGTGGTTTTTGTTGCATTACTTGGAATTTTCATCCACCGTCTTACTAAGAATGGAACTGCAG GTTGGCTGTATATCCAGAAGCCTGTGTTGCTGGTGGGCTCATCAGAGCAGTCGGAACATGTCTCTGCTGTGTGCGCACTGGCCTCTATCCTGCAGGGAGAGCTCAGTGCCACAGTGCACATGGCGCTTTGTGCCCAAAGCTCACAAAGGCAGGCTGGAGCCAGGACTGGAGTGGCAGATCTGGGCCCACTTCCCTGGCTTTATGGGCAGTGGGAGGCCATGCGTAAAGCACAAGGAAAAGTGTTGATTATCTGGAGTCCTGAAGCCAAGAAGACCTATGAGaagtggagggaggagagggcaAACATGGATAAGAATGAGAGAACGATGGAAgatgacagcaaaacaaaaataagagaaGAAGTGGAAGAGGATTCGAAACTGAATGGAAGAAGACTgggaaaatgcaaaaaaggaaaaaaagattgtGTTCAAttatgtgatgatgatgaagaccaGTACACTCATAACAAACCCTCTACAGTGATAACGCCAGTGTTTATAGCGGCTCTGGCCTGCCTGGAGGGGGCGCTTCAGGAGTGCAAAGATCAAGGAGTTGCCCTTGTCTACTTCCATGGCCTTGGTCACAGCAGGGACATCCCGAAGGCCTTCAGAGGTGTCCCTCGGTACTGCTTACCTCAGGATTTCAGGGGTTTATTACAAGAGCTGGGAGGGGTGAGAAGACAGACAAAAACTGGTGAATTAAGGTGGCACTGTTGGCCTAGACTCCTGTCGAAAGTGCTGTCAGTATTGCTGGCACGGCAGCTAGCCCACAGACTCCAGGCATTGCTGCCTCAGGTGCAAGGAAAGAAAATGCAAGGGCTGAGTGTCATACAGTCACAGAAAATGatgtcagaaaacacacagtgcaGGCTCAAGTTTCCTCTGGCAGCCAAACTGGCAAAGCCAGAAACTATACAAGAGCATGAGCCTCTCCACGGGTCACCAGGGAGAGAAGAACAACTTTAA
- the LOC137184711 gene encoding interleukin-17 receptor C isoform X4, whose translation MRTFPNFNTFFMAMMRLGTALAFIAVVVSPKLLDVNTTCQIRNQSDYVEGKSPVKLTTKVLQGEFYSECVTVHVWIKAEDFNKTPKIEIQSQSIEIIMPTRKREKKSNKNQVRCKGNASKLLQHSNTTFALWELVHDCISTSARSTVTVSYNTTSESYSVNYTVPDPMPDFQLSVNQLSKSINVTVEPGDKKVYTRWCYKTHICIGHGALITIDPTQSRSALLNIPHLLPCLCVQSYYTHTDARRRTKCPFTNGSFTDVQDVWNSSSITQYESSFTWDTKCLASDLDISASLCWKQYEHLCTPVLNSTLEGKDNGVSTMTYDTSAVDKHPQMCVQFSLKGSHHIECPFEADMSSWEVYIKLGQWSVFVYLTSSVPATFSAQLCVLNDRGCTPTAQVHSVRMEGNTTDKTRLNVALHSTPENPCVQVWQSDPARHGARILCPDYKHNRYGIYAVAALTFVVFVALLGIFIHRLTKNGTAGWLYIQKPVLLVGSSEQSEHVSAVCALASILQGELSATVHMALCAQSSQRQAGARTGVADLGPLPWLYGQWEAMRKAQGKVLIIWSPEAKKTYEKWREERANMDKNERTMEDDSKTKIREEVEEDSKLNGRRLGKCKKGKKDCVQLCDDDEDQYTHNKPSTVITPVFIAALACLEGALQECKDQGVALVYFHGLGHSRDIPKAFRGVPRYCLPQDFRGLLQELGGVRRQTKTGELRWHCWPRLLSKVLSVLLARQLAHRLQALLPQVQGKKMQGLSVIQSQKMMSENTQCRLKFPLAAKLAKPETIQEHEPLHGSPGREEQL comes from the exons atgcgAACATTTCCTAATTTCAATACGTTTTTCATGGCTATGATGCGTCTTGGCACCGCACTAGCATTTATTGCCGTCGTGGTGTCTCCAAAGCTGCTGGACGTTAACACAACATGTCAG ATAAGAAATCAAAGTG ATTATGTAGAGGGGAAGAGCCCTGTGAAACTGACCACAAAGGTGCTTCAAGGAGAGTTTTACTCTGAGTGTGTCACTGTCCATGTCTGGATAAAGGCTGAAG ACTTCAATAAGACCCCGAAGATTGAAATTCAGTCACAAAGTATTGAGATTATAATGCCTacaaggaaaagagaaaaaaag tCTAACAAAAATCAAGTCAGATGTAAGGGGAACGCCTCAAAGCTGTTGCAACATAGCAATACTACTTTTGCCCTG TGGGAGCTGGTACACGACTGTATCAGCACTTCTGCAAGAAGTACAGTCACTGTGTCTTACAACACAACATCCGAGAGCTACAGTGTCAATTACACAGTGCCAG ATCCCATGCCAGACTTTCAACTGTCTGTGAATCAGTTGTCTAAATCCATCAATGTAACTGTGGAACCTGGAGACAAAAAAGTGTACACCAGATGGTGTTACAAAACACATATATGTATCGGGCATGGCGCACTTATTACT ATTGATCCGACTCAATCTCGATCAGCTCTTCTTAACATCCCTCATCTTCTGCCCTGTCTGTGCGTGCAG TCATATTACACTCACACAGATGCCCGGCGACGTACAAAGTGCCCATTTACAAATGGAAGCTTCACAG ATGTCCAAGATGTTTGGAACTCCTCTTCCATCACACAGTACGAGTCAAGTTTTACTTGGGACACAAAGTGTCTAGCCAGCGACCTGGATatctctgcctccctctgcTGGAAACAATACGAACACCTCTGCACACCTGTACTCAACTCCACACTGGAGGGGAAGGACAATGGTGTATCAACCATG ACATATGACACATCTGCAGTGGACAAACACCCTCAGATGTGCGTGCAG TTTTCTCTAAAAGGCAGTCATCACATCGAGTGCCCCTTCGAGGCTG ATATGTCTTCATGGGAGGTTTACATTAAACTGGGTCAGTGGAGCGTGTTTGTGTATCTCACATCTTCTGTCCCAGCAACATTCTCAGCTCAACTCTGTGTTCTTAATGACAGGGGATGTACACCCACAGCTCAGGTCCACTCAGTAAGAATG GAAGGGAATACTACTGACAAGACAAGACTAAATGTAGCTCTTCACTCTACTCCAGAGAATCCATGTGTGCAG GTGTGGCAGTCAGATCCTGCACGTCATGGAGCAAGAATTCTGTGCCCAGATT acaAGCACAACAGATATGGCATATATGCAGTTGCAGCTTTGACCTTTGTGGTTTTTGTTGCATTACTTGGAATTTTCATCCACCGTCTTACTAAGAATGGAACTGCAG GTTGGCTGTATATCCAGAAGCCTGTGTTGCTGGTGGGCTCATCAGAGCAGTCGGAACATGTCTCTGCTGTGTGCGCACTGGCCTCTATCCTGCAGGGAGAGCTCAGTGCCACAGTGCACATGGCGCTTTGTGCCCAAAGCTCACAAAGGCAGGCTGGAGCCAGGACTGGAGTGGCAGATCTGGGCCCACTTCCCTGGCTTTATGGGCAGTGGGAGGCCATGCGTAAAGCACAAGGAAAAGTGTTGATTATCTGGAGTCCTGAAGCCAAGAAGACCTATGAGaagtggagggaggagagggcaAACATGGATAAGAATGAGAGAACGATGGAAgatgacagcaaaacaaaaataagagaaGAAGTGGAAGAGGATTCGAAACTGAATGGAAGAAGACTgggaaaatgcaaaaaaggaaaaaaagattgtGTTCAAttatgtgatgatgatgaagaccaGTACACTCATAACAAACCCTCTACAGTGATAACGCCAGTGTTTATAGCGGCTCTGGCCTGCCTGGAGGGGGCGCTTCAGGAGTGCAAAGATCAAGGAGTTGCCCTTGTCTACTTCCATGGCCTTGGTCACAGCAGGGACATCCCGAAGGCCTTCAGAGGTGTCCCTCGGTACTGCTTACCTCAGGATTTCAGGGGTTTATTACAAGAGCTGGGAGGGGTGAGAAGACAGACAAAAACTGGTGAATTAAGGTGGCACTGTTGGCCTAGACTCCTGTCGAAAGTGCTGTCAGTATTGCTGGCACGGCAGCTAGCCCACAGACTCCAGGCATTGCTGCCTCAGGTGCAAGGAAAGAAAATGCAAGGGCTGAGTGTCATACAGTCACAGAAAATGatgtcagaaaacacacagtgcaGGCTCAAGTTTCCTCTGGCAGCCAAACTGGCAAAGCCAGAAACTATACAAGAGCATGAGCCTCTCCACGGGTCACCAGGGAGAGAAGAACAACTTTAA